In Stieleria varia, one genomic interval encodes:
- a CDS encoding chemotaxis protein CheA, whose protein sequence is MQDDNLLCEFVEEAKENLGDLETQLLRIDELSPDIDDNLVNQVFRAVHSVKGAAGFLGLRQINTVAHRLENVLGKFRDHQLVPDSSCIDILLAAADRLRSLVDDVENSNRSNNDELCSQLEALCDGEVSDHSHGRTEVPPNRNPIPSEKATNVSTSAEQVEVADRVERTIDRASAHLSAATVGQEHKSSTGTPKTSSAEPTVRVGVRVLDQLMNLAGELVLSRNQLLRVFGEQAKTDRNMDAIVSGIDQVTTELQESIMQTRMQPIGNVFNRFPRVIRSLSGSLGKQITMQMEGTEVETDKTIIEAIIDPLTHLVRNACDHGIETPNRRVSAGKAPEGTLLLKAFHKAGKMVIEIIDDGAGIDPNGLRDNAVSKGILSYDDARSLSDHDAVNLIFAPGFSTAKEVTSVSGRGVGMDVVRTNIERLGGNIDVKSRLGDGTTIRITLPLTLAIVPSMIVLVDGRPYALPQTNIVELVQTGGQEKRIERVSNVEVLRLRGALIPLFRLRDVLRLRPDGSVCEKKESQLVVVESGRSRFALVVDSVLDSEEIVVKPLGRHLSGLPLLAGSTILGDGRVAMILDASGIANRMAITNDSDTPQLVDANSSVIEDSNDRTRVVLLSVSDSDHFAVPMDIVSRIERVNVHAIDSIGNRRVLQYRGGTLPLIEIADVVSVSRVDPAEKVHVVVFDICGREVGLLAPYLDDICDTDLCLSKDHAVGQRGILGVSVINGRTTRVLDIYDLTDRANLIRQKVST, encoded by the coding sequence ATGCAAGATGACAATCTGCTCTGCGAATTCGTCGAGGAAGCCAAAGAGAATCTTGGTGATCTCGAAACGCAGTTGCTGCGAATCGATGAACTGAGCCCCGACATTGACGACAATCTCGTCAATCAAGTTTTTCGCGCAGTCCACTCTGTCAAAGGTGCGGCTGGATTCTTGGGGCTCAGGCAAATCAACACGGTTGCCCACCGACTTGAGAACGTGCTTGGTAAGTTCCGAGACCACCAGCTCGTTCCCGATTCTTCTTGCATAGACATTCTGCTTGCCGCGGCTGATCGCCTGCGATCGCTTGTCGATGATGTCGAAAACAGCAACCGCTCAAACAATGACGAACTTTGTTCGCAACTGGAAGCTCTGTGTGACGGCGAAGTTAGCGATCATTCACATGGCAGAACTGAGGTTCCCCCAAACCGCAATCCCATACCATCAGAGAAAGCCACCAACGTTTCCACCAGCGCTGAACAAGTGGAGGTTGCCGATCGGGTCGAGAGAACGATCGATCGGGCTTCGGCGCACCTCTCAGCGGCAACGGTCGGACAAGAACACAAGTCGAGCACTGGTACTCCCAAGACGTCTTCCGCCGAGCCCACGGTTCGAGTCGGAGTGCGGGTGCTGGACCAGTTGATGAATCTGGCCGGTGAATTGGTTTTGAGTCGCAATCAACTGCTACGAGTTTTTGGCGAACAGGCAAAAACCGATCGCAACATGGATGCGATCGTGAGCGGAATCGACCAAGTCACGACGGAGTTGCAAGAGTCCATCATGCAGACTCGCATGCAACCCATCGGCAACGTATTCAACCGATTTCCGCGTGTCATCCGTAGCCTGTCGGGTTCGCTCGGCAAACAGATCACGATGCAGATGGAGGGAACGGAGGTTGAAACGGACAAGACCATCATCGAGGCGATCATTGACCCTTTGACACACTTGGTGCGAAACGCCTGTGACCACGGAATCGAAACGCCAAACAGGCGTGTTTCAGCGGGCAAGGCTCCTGAAGGAACCCTTCTGCTAAAGGCCTTTCACAAGGCTGGGAAAATGGTGATCGAGATCATCGACGATGGAGCCGGAATCGATCCGAATGGCCTTCGCGACAACGCAGTTTCAAAGGGCATTCTATCGTACGACGACGCAAGATCACTGAGCGATCATGATGCGGTCAACCTAATCTTTGCGCCAGGTTTCTCGACCGCCAAAGAAGTGACCAGCGTCAGTGGACGCGGCGTGGGAATGGATGTGGTCCGCACCAACATTGAACGCCTTGGTGGAAACATCGATGTCAAGTCCAGGCTCGGCGATGGAACGACCATCCGCATCACCCTGCCGTTAACACTCGCGATTGTGCCATCCATGATCGTCTTGGTCGATGGGCGGCCGTACGCCTTGCCGCAGACAAACATTGTCGAACTGGTTCAGACCGGTGGTCAGGAAAAGCGAATCGAACGAGTCAGCAATGTGGAGGTGCTTCGGCTGCGTGGTGCCTTGATTCCCTTGTTCAGGCTTCGAGACGTTCTTCGGCTTAGGCCCGATGGATCGGTCTGTGAGAAAAAAGAAAGCCAATTGGTGGTTGTCGAGTCGGGACGCAGTCGGTTCGCCTTGGTGGTCGACAGTGTACTGGATAGCGAAGAAATCGTGGTCAAGCCACTTGGCCGACACCTCTCCGGCCTGCCCCTGCTGGCCGGTTCGACCATTCTGGGCGACGGTCGAGTGGCGATGATCCTTGATGCCAGCGGGATTGCCAATCGCATGGCCATCACCAACGACTCGGACACGCCTCAATTGGTGGATGCGAACTCGTCCGTCATCGAAGACTCCAACGATCGCACACGCGTGGTCTTGCTCTCCGTCAGTGACTCTGATCATTTCGCGGTTCCGATGGACATTGTCAGTCGGATCGAGCGAGTCAATGTTCACGCGATCGATTCGATCGGGAACCGAAGAGTTCTACAGTACCGTGGGGGAACACTACCGCTGATCGAGATTGCAGATGTCGTCTCGGTCAGTCGCGTCGATCCGGCAGAGAAAGTCCACGTCGTTGTGTTCGACATTTGCGGCCGAGAGGTCGGATTGCTTGCACCCTACTTGGACGACATCTGCGACACAGACCTGTGCTTGAGTAAAGATCATGCGGTTGGGCAACGCGGAATACTCGGGGTTTCTGTGATCAATGGCAGAACCACGCGTGTGCTTGACATCTACGATTTGACCGACAGAGCTAACCTCATTCGCCAAAAGGTATCGACATGA
- a CDS encoding chemotaxis protein CheW produces MSVADHAPTTAVDKEIQIVTFTVHDILLGVDIAYVQEINRHLDVTPVPEASEMIHGVVNLRGDVLTVLNPHQVFAVPPCQNHKHQRNLVLNVDGERIGILVDNVADILTISTDELSRRPSNVRAIDRQFIDSVYLHGDEIIVLLNATQLLAAID; encoded by the coding sequence ATGAGCGTAGCAGATCATGCGCCGACCACTGCGGTAGACAAGGAAATTCAAATCGTAACCTTCACAGTCCACGACATCCTGCTAGGAGTCGACATCGCGTATGTCCAAGAGATCAATCGGCACCTCGACGTGACCCCTGTTCCCGAAGCGTCGGAAATGATTCACGGCGTCGTGAACCTGCGTGGTGACGTGCTGACTGTGTTGAACCCTCATCAGGTCTTTGCCGTTCCTCCCTGCCAAAACCACAAGCATCAGCGAAACCTTGTGCTGAATGTCGACGGAGAACGCATCGGGATTCTTGTCGACAATGTCGCTGACATCCTGACCATCTCGACGGATGAACTGTCACGTCGCCCATCCAATGTTCGTGCCATCGACCGACAGTTCATTGACTCCGTCTACCTGCACGGCGACGAAATCATCGTTTTGCTCAATGCGACGCAACTTTTGGCGGCGATCGACTGA
- a CDS encoding methyl-accepting chemotaxis protein: MRIRGRLVAAFLACGLIPMLAISTINLWNSRHASHEIGRHASEDLQVKTEQQLAAVRDLKKSEVIDYFGMIRDQVVSLSEDVAIVDAMREFSTAFQSVLDERELSHEDTEKLRRELSDYYERSFSNEYQEQNGGKEADALRRLSQLDGAAVTMQHSYIISNSNSLGSKHLMDAAATGTEYDKLHAKYHPSIRGFLDRFGYYDIFLIDAQTGSVVYSVFKELDFATNLLDGPYAKTNFSRAFREARRVTSADEAVLVDFECYWPSYEAPASFIASPIVDGDKTIGVLVFQMPVDRINELMSRDAGIGETGETLLIGKDKLQRCNSSRDPEKYSIVNAFRNGSVNEIRSDSVDKALAGITGVERTTNYLGEEVLSAFAPVELLGLQWGIVSEVTTTEAFVTVAEMTEVTTAIQRSMMFYGALAAILATAAVVAVGLLITRSLIRPIDATVETLRNIADGEGDLTRRLDENQIGELGDLARYFNRFTQRIHDIVHSIANNAATLSATSSQVSDSASHLSAGATQSKTQSATVSSAAEELSINMKNIAHSTEEMSSSIGSVSKAVGEMKATISEIAQNAERSAAVANQAAVAAEVSNARVGDMGSAANEIGKVIEVIQDIAEQTNLLALNATIEAARAGEAGKGFAVVATEVKELAKQTAAATDDIRSRIEVMQGSTVQAVESIEQISDVIGSVNELSRMIASAVEEQSITTQQIAEHISSTANLAQSVSRGVAESAEASREITENISHVDGVLQETAKGADESLASGDELFRLASEMKELVDRFRVDEASIAVS; encoded by the coding sequence ATGCGAATTCGCGGACGACTTGTTGCGGCATTCTTGGCATGTGGGCTGATTCCGATGCTCGCGATCTCCACGATCAATCTCTGGAACTCGCGTCATGCTAGCCACGAAATCGGGCGACATGCCTCAGAAGATTTACAAGTCAAGACAGAGCAACAGCTTGCGGCCGTTCGTGATCTAAAGAAGTCCGAGGTGATTGATTACTTTGGAATGATCCGAGATCAGGTCGTTTCCCTCAGCGAAGACGTCGCGATCGTGGATGCGATGCGAGAGTTTTCGACCGCGTTTCAATCGGTCTTGGATGAACGTGAACTCTCTCATGAGGACACAGAAAAACTACGCCGTGAATTGTCTGACTACTACGAGAGGAGTTTCTCCAACGAGTATCAAGAACAAAACGGTGGAAAGGAAGCGGATGCCCTCAGGCGACTTAGCCAACTCGATGGTGCTGCTGTCACGATGCAACACAGTTACATCATCAGCAACTCCAATTCATTGGGCAGTAAGCATCTCATGGATGCCGCAGCGACCGGTACCGAGTATGACAAGCTGCATGCAAAGTACCATCCGAGCATTCGAGGTTTTCTGGATCGATTCGGCTATTACGATATCTTCTTGATCGACGCTCAGACCGGCAGTGTTGTCTATAGCGTTTTCAAAGAGCTGGATTTTGCGACCAACCTGTTGGATGGTCCGTACGCAAAGACAAATTTTTCGCGGGCCTTTCGAGAGGCCCGACGCGTCACGTCGGCTGACGAGGCGGTGCTTGTCGATTTCGAGTGTTACTGGCCGAGTTATGAGGCACCCGCTAGTTTCATCGCAAGTCCGATTGTTGATGGAGACAAGACCATCGGCGTCCTGGTCTTTCAAATGCCGGTTGATCGGATCAACGAACTAATGTCCCGCGATGCCGGAATCGGTGAGACGGGAGAGACTTTGCTGATCGGAAAAGATAAGTTGCAACGATGCAACTCAAGCCGTGATCCAGAGAAATACTCCATCGTGAACGCTTTTCGCAATGGATCGGTCAATGAAATCCGATCGGACTCAGTTGACAAAGCCCTCGCTGGGATCACAGGCGTCGAAAGAACGACCAACTATCTGGGTGAAGAAGTCCTCAGTGCGTTTGCACCGGTCGAGTTGTTGGGGCTGCAATGGGGCATCGTTTCGGAAGTCACCACCACCGAAGCCTTTGTGACCGTTGCGGAGATGACTGAAGTCACCACAGCCATACAACGCAGTATGATGTTCTATGGTGCTCTGGCAGCCATCCTGGCGACCGCCGCAGTGGTAGCAGTCGGCCTGCTGATCACTCGATCGCTGATTCGGCCGATCGATGCCACCGTCGAGACACTTCGCAATATCGCGGACGGTGAAGGTGACTTGACTCGTCGTTTGGACGAGAATCAGATCGGCGAACTCGGCGACCTGGCGAGATACTTCAATCGATTCACGCAGCGAATCCATGACATCGTGCATTCGATTGCAAACAACGCCGCGACGCTCAGCGCCACGAGTTCCCAGGTCAGCGACTCAGCGTCCCATCTCAGTGCCGGCGCCACACAGAGCAAGACTCAATCCGCGACCGTCAGCAGCGCCGCAGAAGAACTGAGCATCAACATGAAGAACATCGCTCATAGCACCGAGGAGATGAGCTCCAGCATCGGATCCGTTTCGAAAGCTGTCGGTGAAATGAAGGCGACGATCTCCGAGATCGCACAGAACGCGGAACGGTCCGCAGCAGTGGCAAACCAAGCCGCAGTTGCGGCCGAAGTCTCCAACGCCAGAGTCGGCGACATGGGATCAGCCGCCAACGAAATCGGCAAAGTGATCGAAGTGATTCAAGACATTGCGGAACAAACCAATCTGCTGGCACTCAATGCAACCATCGAAGCGGCCAGAGCGGGGGAGGCCGGAAAGGGCTTCGCCGTGGTGGCAACCGAAGTCAAAGAGCTGGCGAAGCAGACCGCCGCAGCAACCGACGATATTCGTAGTCGCATCGAAGTCATGCAGGGCAGTACCGTCCAGGCGGTTGAATCGATCGAGCAAATCAGCGATGTCATCGGCAGCGTGAACGAACTGAGCCGGATGATCGCATCTGCGGTAGAGGAGCAAAGTATCACGACGCAGCAGATTGCCGAGCACATTAGCAGCACGGCGAATCTGGCTCAAAGTGTTTCTCGCGGCGTTGCAGAATCGGCCGAGGCGAGTCGTGAGATCACAGAGAACATCAGTCACGTTGACGGTGTGCTACAGGAGACCGCCAAGGGAGCGGACGAAAGTCTCGCTTCTGGTGACGAACTCTTTCGATTGGCGAGCGAAATGAAGGAGCTGGTCGATCGTTTTCGCGTCGATGAAGCCAGCATTGCTGTTTCATGA